The following proteins come from a genomic window of Corallococcus sp. NCRR:
- the mdoH gene encoding glucans biosynthesis glucosyltransferase MdoH, with translation MNAQPYSPALARPRRVMVLGLAALSTGFACVEMHRLLAAHGTTVPELFVLGLFAVCFAWIALSFWSGVAGFIQLAMNQRVPGLRWPTEEEAARPLTRRTAVVMPVYNEDPAAVFAHVQATYESIAATGQLDAFDFYVLSDSTRAESWVAEELAWSELCRRVGGQGRIFYRRRSDNTAKKAGNLAEFCERWGRRYDFLLVLDADSLMAGDSVVKMARLMELNPGAGILQVPPQNVGRSTLFARLQQFAGRVYGPIVAAGAAAWQMGDSNYWGHNAILRMAPFIEHCGLPVLPGQQPFGGHILSHDFVEAALMRRAGYTVWLVPELGGSYEQPPPDLLAYAQRDRRWCQGNLQHLGLVMAGGLHPMSRMHFLMGVMSYVASPLWLIFLVAGLVAALHEWFFSPATLVTFQSTLPGGDAFDTVGALRLMALSLALLWIPRLMGLGLLLANREEATRMGGRFKLVLSVMLEGAVSTLMAPVMMLFQSHFVFGTLFGYKVNWSSQQREDTDLPWSEALRRHQWHMVMGVVLAALTVAVAPGMLAWLSPVIVGLWLSPAISVLTSRASLGLWLQKRGLLLIPEEVEPPTVLVRAQELAEEGMEPVDDALDHVLSDPRAHALHLALLESHPAASVPVALASARRKLLAGGVEPLSPQEKSAVLLDARTLSELRGRRLGVQA, from the coding sequence ATGAACGCCCAACCCTATTCTCCGGCCCTGGCGCGGCCCCGTCGCGTGATGGTGCTGGGCCTGGCGGCCCTGTCCACGGGGTTCGCCTGCGTGGAGATGCACCGGCTGCTCGCGGCCCACGGCACCACGGTGCCGGAGCTCTTCGTGCTGGGGCTGTTCGCGGTGTGCTTCGCGTGGATCGCCCTGTCGTTCTGGAGCGGCGTCGCGGGCTTCATCCAACTGGCGATGAACCAGCGGGTGCCGGGGCTGCGCTGGCCCACGGAAGAAGAGGCCGCGCGGCCGCTCACGCGCCGCACCGCGGTGGTGATGCCCGTCTACAACGAGGACCCAGCCGCCGTGTTCGCGCACGTGCAGGCCACGTATGAGTCCATCGCCGCGACGGGGCAGTTGGACGCGTTCGACTTCTACGTGCTGAGCGACTCCACGCGGGCGGAGTCGTGGGTGGCGGAGGAGCTGGCGTGGTCGGAGCTGTGCCGCCGGGTGGGCGGGCAGGGGCGCATCTTCTACCGCCGCCGCTCCGACAACACGGCCAAGAAGGCGGGCAACCTGGCGGAGTTCTGTGAGCGCTGGGGCCGCCGCTACGACTTCCTGCTGGTGCTGGACGCCGACAGCCTGATGGCGGGCGACAGCGTGGTGAAGATGGCCCGGCTGATGGAGCTCAACCCGGGCGCGGGCATCCTCCAGGTGCCGCCGCAGAACGTGGGGCGCTCCACGCTGTTCGCGCGGCTGCAGCAGTTCGCGGGTCGCGTGTACGGCCCCATCGTGGCCGCGGGCGCGGCGGCGTGGCAGATGGGAGACTCCAACTACTGGGGCCACAACGCCATCCTGCGCATGGCGCCCTTCATCGAGCACTGCGGCCTGCCGGTGTTGCCGGGCCAGCAGCCGTTCGGAGGCCACATCCTCAGCCACGACTTCGTGGAGGCCGCGCTGATGCGCCGCGCCGGCTACACGGTGTGGCTGGTGCCGGAGCTGGGCGGCAGCTACGAGCAGCCGCCGCCGGACCTGCTCGCGTACGCGCAGCGCGACCGCCGCTGGTGCCAGGGCAACCTCCAGCACCTGGGGCTGGTGATGGCGGGCGGCCTGCACCCGATGAGCCGGATGCACTTCCTCATGGGCGTGATGTCCTACGTGGCGTCGCCCCTGTGGCTCATCTTCCTGGTGGCGGGCCTGGTCGCCGCGCTGCACGAGTGGTTCTTCTCGCCCGCGACGCTGGTGACCTTCCAGTCCACGCTGCCCGGCGGAGACGCGTTCGACACCGTGGGCGCGCTGCGGCTGATGGCGCTGTCGCTGGCGCTGCTCTGGATTCCCCGGCTGATGGGCCTGGGCCTCCTGCTCGCGAACCGCGAGGAGGCCACGCGGATGGGCGGCCGCTTCAAGCTGGTGCTCAGCGTGATGCTGGAGGGCGCGGTGTCCACGCTGATGGCGCCGGTGATGATGCTCTTCCAGTCGCACTTCGTGTTCGGGACGCTGTTTGGCTACAAGGTGAACTGGTCCAGCCAGCAGCGCGAGGACACGGACCTGCCGTGGTCGGAGGCGCTGCGCCGGCACCAGTGGCACATGGTGATGGGCGTCGTGCTCGCGGCGCTGACGGTCGCGGTGGCGCCGGGGATGCTGGCGTGGCTGTCGCCCGTCATCGTCGGGCTGTGGCTCTCCCCGGCCATCTCCGTCCTCACCTCCCGCGCGTCGCTGGGCCTGTGGCTGCAGAAGCGGGGCCTGCTCCTCATCCCGGAGGAGGTCGAGCCGCCCACCGTGCTGGTGCGCGCGCAGGAGCTGGCGGAGGAGGGCATGGAGCCGGTGGACGACGCGTTGGACCACGTGCTCTCCGACCCGCGCGCGCACGCGCTGCACCTGGCGCTGCTGGAGTCCCACCCGGCGGCGAGCGTCCCCGTGGCGCTGGCCTCCGCCCGGCGCAAGCTGCTGGCGGGCGGGGTGGAGCCGCTGTCCCCGCAGGAGAAGTCCGCGGTGCTGCTGGACGCCCGCACCCTGTCGGAGCTGCGCGGCCGGCGGCTGGGCGTGCAGGCCTGA